Proteins co-encoded in one Bacillus sp. FSL H8-0547 genomic window:
- a CDS encoding TetR/AcrR family transcriptional regulator produces the protein MKEKIIQESIQLFGEKGFKETSIQDIVDALSVTKGTFYYYYKSKTELLMAIHLKYIDELLRKQEEIIHDSLKAYKQKLHEIVYMLIHDIEKEGLSAKVFFREMRNLTEEDMAEVIKKRDQFRLNIQQLLEAGNGEGEFRSDLPMDIVTFGILGMTNWSYFWFDPNGRVSDAEVSDIFLKMVLEGLTG, from the coding sequence ATGAAGGAAAAAATCATCCAGGAAAGCATTCAGCTGTTTGGAGAAAAAGGCTTTAAGGAAACGTCCATTCAGGACATCGTCGATGCACTCAGTGTCACTAAAGGCACTTTCTATTACTATTACAAAAGCAAAACTGAGCTGCTTATGGCCATCCATTTAAAATACATCGATGAGCTTCTGAGAAAACAGGAGGAAATCATCCATGACAGTTTAAAGGCATATAAGCAAAAACTGCATGAAATTGTTTATATGCTGATTCACGATATTGAAAAAGAAGGCTTAAGCGCAAAAGTGTTTTTCAGGGAAATGAGAAATTTGACGGAAGAGGATATGGCTGAGGTCATTAAAAAACGCGACCAGTTCAGACTGAACATTCAGCAGCTGCTTGAAGCAGGAAACGGTGAAGGGGAATTCCGGTCTGACTTGCCGATGGACATTGTCACCTTCGGGATTCTCGGCATGACAAACTGGAGCTACTTCTGGTTTGATCCAAACGGAAGGGTGTCTGATGCTGAAGTATCGGATATTTTTCTGAAGATGGTGCTTGAAGGACTGACAGGGTAA
- a CDS encoding enoyl-CoA hydratase, translating to MSVVSYEKHGAAAVVTISNPPLNVMNQQVTRELKEAFASLREDNEILAVILTGAGDRAFMAGADIKEFPNLIGKKGIKANFLEGHAFLNEIEQFPKPVIAVLNGMTFGGGCELALTCDLRIAEEHAQVGLPEIKLGLFPGGGGTQRLPRAVGAAKAKELMFTGDPIDAAEAKRIGLVSYVVPKGEGLQKALELAGRMTRHSLPALSKIKKAVDEGMSSTLEEGLDLEAGLFEEVFQTEDIKEGVQAFIEKRKPAFSHK from the coding sequence ATGAGCGTTGTGTCATATGAAAAACATGGAGCAGCTGCCGTTGTCACAATCAGCAATCCACCTTTAAATGTCATGAACCAGCAGGTCACAAGAGAGTTGAAAGAAGCCTTTGCAAGTCTCAGAGAAGACAATGAGATACTTGCGGTCATTCTGACAGGAGCGGGTGACAGGGCGTTTATGGCTGGAGCTGATATTAAGGAATTTCCGAACCTCATCGGAAAAAAAGGCATCAAAGCCAATTTCCTTGAAGGGCATGCATTTTTAAATGAAATTGAACAGTTCCCTAAACCGGTGATTGCGGTTTTAAACGGAATGACCTTCGGCGGAGGGTGTGAACTCGCTTTAACATGCGATCTCCGAATAGCTGAGGAGCATGCCCAGGTTGGACTTCCGGAAATTAAGCTCGGATTATTTCCAGGTGGAGGCGGCACTCAAAGGCTTCCGAGAGCGGTTGGTGCAGCTAAAGCAAAAGAGCTGATGTTCACAGGAGATCCGATTGATGCAGCTGAAGCGAAAAGAATTGGGCTTGTCTCGTATGTTGTACCCAAGGGAGAAGGACTTCAAAAAGCCCTTGAACTTGCCGGCCGCATGACCCGACACTCGCTTCCCGCCCTGTCTAAAATTAAAAAAGCGGTGGATGAGGGCATGAGCAGCACGCTTGAAGAAGGTCTTGATCTTGAAGCGGGCCTGTTTGAAGAAGTATTTCAGACAGAAGATATTAAAGAGGGCGTACAGGCGTTTATTGAAAAAAGAAAGCCTGCTTTCAGCCATAAGTAA
- a CDS encoding long-chain fatty acid--CoA ligase, with the protein MQLDQWLANYPDTVSHEIDIPYISIPQMLEETVENYGDKEAISFYGKSISYRQLYGMTIAFASALQKKGVQKGDRVAIMLPNCPQYPAAYYGALKAGAIITQVNPMLVERELDYILNDSGAETIVVYDALYPRVKAVRAGTALKQIITVSLQEEMTPEEGDFTFSQFLSFSTGEVLPVQIEPEHDIAVLQYTGGTTGRSKGAMLTHRNLIANIYQSFEFFKHEVQTGSERCLTVIPLFHVFGMTSCMNLTVLRGNSMILLPRFDLEEVMQTIKREQPTIFPGVPTMYVAITNHPKAEEYGISSIRICNSGSAPMPVELLNEFERKTGAKILEGYGLSEAAPTTHCNPPFAKRKPGSVGIGVPGTAYKIVDVATGKEEVPAGELGEVILKGPQVMKGYWNMPEETANTLRDGWLFTGDIAKVDEEGYLYIVDRKKDLIIASGYNVYPRDIEEVLYEHEAVQEAVVIGVPDPYRGETVKAFVVLKAGRQVSDEEIIAFCRSNLAAYKVPAIIEFRNELPKTSVGKILRRALREETLQR; encoded by the coding sequence ATTCAATTGGATCAATGGCTAGCTAATTATCCGGATACTGTCAGTCACGAGATCGACATTCCCTATATTTCCATTCCGCAGATGCTTGAAGAAACCGTTGAGAATTACGGCGATAAAGAGGCGATTTCATTTTACGGAAAATCCATCTCCTACCGTCAGCTGTACGGGATGACCATTGCCTTTGCATCGGCGCTTCAGAAAAAAGGCGTTCAAAAAGGGGACAGGGTGGCTATTATGCTGCCAAACTGTCCGCAGTATCCGGCAGCCTATTACGGAGCCCTAAAAGCAGGAGCCATTATCACCCAGGTGAATCCGATGCTAGTTGAGCGGGAGCTTGATTATATTCTGAATGATTCCGGCGCGGAAACGATTGTCGTGTATGATGCGCTTTATCCGCGGGTAAAGGCAGTCCGTGCAGGCACGGCTTTAAAGCAGATTATTACCGTCAGTCTTCAGGAGGAAATGACACCTGAAGAAGGAGATTTTACGTTTTCGCAGTTTCTTTCTTTTTCAACAGGAGAGGTTCTGCCCGTGCAGATCGAACCTGAGCACGATATCGCAGTGCTTCAGTATACAGGAGGAACGACCGGTCGCTCAAAGGGGGCGATGCTTACACACAGAAATTTAATCGCCAATATTTATCAGTCTTTCGAATTTTTTAAGCATGAAGTTCAGACCGGCTCAGAACGCTGCCTGACAGTGATTCCGCTCTTTCACGTCTTCGGAATGACCTCATGCATGAATTTGACCGTCCTGAGAGGAAATTCTATGATTCTGCTTCCGCGCTTTGACCTTGAGGAAGTGATGCAGACCATCAAACGTGAACAGCCGACCATTTTTCCGGGTGTACCGACGATGTATGTGGCCATTACCAACCATCCTAAAGCTGAGGAGTACGGGATCAGCAGCATCCGCATCTGCAACAGCGGCAGTGCACCGATGCCTGTTGAGCTGCTGAATGAATTCGAGCGCAAAACGGGTGCTAAAATCCTTGAGGGCTACGGATTATCAGAGGCTGCTCCGACAACTCACTGCAACCCGCCGTTTGCCAAGCGGAAGCCTGGGAGCGTCGGAATCGGAGTGCCGGGCACGGCTTATAAAATTGTTGATGTGGCAACAGGCAAAGAAGAAGTTCCTGCCGGGGAACTTGGAGAAGTCATCCTTAAAGGCCCCCAGGTGATGAAGGGCTACTGGAACATGCCGGAGGAGACGGCCAATACGCTAAGAGACGGCTGGCTGTTTACAGGGGATATCGCAAAGGTTGATGAAGAGGGATACCTTTACATCGTTGACCGGAAAAAAGACCTGATTATCGCAAGCGGCTACAATGTGTACCCGAGAGACATAGAAGAAGTTCTCTATGAACATGAAGCGGTGCAGGAGGCAGTCGTTATCGGGGTGCCTGATCCATACAGGGGAGAGACGGTGAAAGCTTTTGTTGTCTTAAAAGCAGGGCGTCAGGTGTCAGATGAAGAGATAATTGCTTTTTGCAGGTCCAATCTTGCGGCGTACAAAGTGCCGGCGATAATTGAATTCAGAAACGAACTTCCAAAAACAAGCGTGGGCAAAATCCTCCGCAGGGCCTTGCGGGAAGAAACCCTTCAAAGATAA
- a CDS encoding 3-hydroxyacyl-CoA dehydrogenase family protein, translating to MKKEDIQQISVIGAGQMGHQIAMLCALGGYETVIQDVQESALEKAEASLRNLMDKWVSKSKLTEEQKEAAFGRLTFTTSLEQAAAHADFIIEAVVEKLDVKRELFAKLDQMAKPHAIFASNSSTIVNSLIASATNRADKVVNMHFFFPPLVMDCVEVVMSEDTSKETADLTMDVCKTINRTAVLLNKEISGFIANRILGALQREAVYLYEEGYASFQDIDTICRKALNHPIGPFELMDLSGIDVGYYVMQQRYAESGDPADKPFACIEQKVRQGDLGRKTGKGWYTYQKEEVKK from the coding sequence ATGAAAAAGGAAGATATTCAGCAGATTTCAGTTATTGGAGCGGGTCAGATGGGCCATCAGATTGCCATGCTGTGCGCCCTTGGCGGTTATGAAACGGTGATTCAGGACGTGCAGGAAAGCGCTTTAGAAAAAGCGGAAGCATCTCTCCGCAACTTGATGGACAAATGGGTATCAAAATCGAAACTGACGGAGGAGCAAAAAGAAGCGGCCTTTGGAAGGCTCACCTTTACAACGTCACTTGAACAGGCTGCTGCCCATGCTGATTTTATCATTGAAGCAGTCGTTGAAAAGCTGGATGTTAAAAGAGAATTGTTTGCAAAGCTTGATCAAATGGCAAAGCCTCATGCCATTTTTGCATCCAACAGCTCAACCATTGTCAATTCACTGATCGCATCCGCAACAAATCGTGCAGACAAAGTTGTCAACATGCATTTCTTTTTTCCGCCGCTTGTCATGGACTGTGTGGAAGTTGTCATGAGTGAGGACACGTCAAAAGAAACGGCCGATTTGACGATGGATGTCTGTAAAACGATCAACCGCACAGCCGTCCTTCTGAATAAGGAGATTTCCGGCTTTATCGCCAACCGGATTTTAGGTGCCCTGCAAAGAGAAGCCGTTTACCTGTATGAAGAAGGGTATGCAAGTTTTCAGGATATCGACACCATTTGCCGAAAAGCACTGAATCATCCGATCGGGCCGTTTGAGCTAATGGATCTTTCCGGGATTGATGTCGGTTACTATGTCATGCAGCAGAGATATGCGGAGTCTGGAGACCCTGCTGATAAGCCGTTTGCCTGCATTGAGCAGAAGGTGCGTCAAGGTGATCTTGGACGAAAAACGGGCAAGGGATGGTACACCTATCAAAAAGAAGAGGTGAAAAAATGA
- a CDS encoding phosphotransferase family protein, producing the protein MSQLIPVRTGEELNAGVLETYLRTEMDELPEGPLQIKQFGTGASNLTYALKIGSWEGVLRRPPLGPVAPKAHDMEREFVILKDLHPLFPLAPKPYVFSSDESIAGSPFFIMERRHGVLVDTELPEGMEATVELGSSLSELMVDTLVRLHDVPYKGTALEKLSRPEGFMERQVHGWIGRYHRAKTDDIPEVSLLTEWLENNLPASPDPTVIHYDFKLNNSLFSSDLKEMTGLFDWEMTTIGDPLADLGAAMSYWMEEDDPEPLKKGMGKPSVTASGIFYTRKQFIESYARKSGRDTANIHYYTTFATFKLAVICQQIYYRFKKGQTHDQRFARFGPYTEILIQHALRLAHKG; encoded by the coding sequence ATGTCTCAGCTTATTCCGGTAAGAACAGGAGAAGAACTGAATGCGGGGGTTCTTGAGACATACTTAAGAACGGAAATGGATGAGCTGCCGGAAGGTCCCCTTCAAATCAAACAGTTCGGGACAGGTGCATCGAATTTGACGTATGCCCTTAAGATCGGGAGCTGGGAAGGGGTGCTCAGAAGGCCGCCGCTTGGACCAGTGGCTCCTAAAGCGCATGATATGGAACGGGAGTTTGTCATTTTAAAAGACTTGCACCCTTTGTTTCCTCTGGCTCCGAAACCTTATGTTTTCAGCAGCGATGAGTCGATTGCAGGCAGCCCGTTTTTCATCATGGAAAGACGGCACGGAGTATTAGTCGACACTGAGCTTCCAGAAGGAATGGAAGCAACCGTGGAACTTGGCAGCTCTCTGTCTGAGCTGATGGTCGATACGCTTGTCCGTCTTCATGATGTTCCTTATAAAGGTACGGCGCTTGAAAAACTGAGCAGGCCTGAAGGGTTTATGGAGCGTCAGGTACACGGCTGGATCGGCCGCTATCACAGGGCAAAAACAGATGATATTCCAGAAGTCAGCCTGCTGACAGAGTGGCTTGAGAATAACCTGCCTGCTTCACCTGACCCGACCGTTATCCATTATGATTTCAAATTGAATAATTCGCTTTTTTCAAGTGATCTGAAAGAAATGACCGGCCTGTTTGACTGGGAGATGACCACGATCGGGGATCCTCTCGCAGACCTTGGGGCCGCCATGAGCTACTGGATGGAGGAGGATGATCCCGAGCCTTTGAAAAAAGGAATGGGCAAGCCTTCCGTTACGGCGAGCGGCATCTTCTATACAAGAAAGCAATTTATAGAAAGCTATGCCAGGAAAAGCGGCAGAGATACAGCAAACATTCATTACTACACCACATTTGCCACCTTTAAACTTGCCGTCATCTGCCAGCAGATCTATTACCGCTTCAAAAAAGGGCAGACACATGACCAGCGCTTTGCCCGCTTTGGGCCATATACTGAAAT
- a CDS encoding acyl-CoA thioesterase — protein sequence MHEARMRVRFCETDALGHVNNTSYFIYLEDARVQFFEALGYCMSSGDWPFILARATCDFRGQAYFNEHLIIQTSVMKIGSKSFTVHHEITEQESGRLIAEGEAVIVTFNFKTQETEEMPDHLIEQLKTHALKINI from the coding sequence ATGCATGAAGCACGGATGAGAGTCAGGTTTTGCGAAACAGATGCGCTTGGGCATGTGAACAATACAAGCTACTTCATTTACCTCGAAGATGCGCGCGTTCAGTTTTTTGAAGCATTGGGATATTGCATGTCTTCAGGGGACTGGCCGTTTATTCTTGCCAGAGCAACATGCGATTTTCGCGGTCAGGCTTATTTTAATGAACACCTGATCATTCAAACCTCCGTTATGAAAATCGGCTCCAAAAGCTTCACCGTTCATCATGAAATTACGGAGCAGGAATCCGGAAGGCTGATTGCAGAAGGTGAAGCGGTCATTGTGACCTTTAACTTTAAAACCCAGGAAACAGAAGAGATGCCAGATCATCTAATAGAACAGTTAAAGACCCATGCTTTAAAAATAAATATCTGA